Proteins from a genomic interval of Coffea eugenioides isolate CCC68of unplaced genomic scaffold, Ceug_1.0 ScVebR1_1452;HRSCAF=2299, whole genome shotgun sequence:
- the LOC113755366 gene encoding splicing factor 3B subunit 6-like protein → MATISLRKGNTRLPPEVNRVLYVRNLPFNITSEEMYNIFGKYGAIRQIRIGTNKDTRGTAFVVYEDIYDAKTAVDHLSGFNVANRYLIVLYYQQAKMSKKFDQKKKEEEIIKLQEKYGVGLAAKDK, encoded by the coding sequence ATGGCGACAATCAGCTTAAGGAAGGGCAACACAAGGCTTCCACCAGAGGTGAACAGAGTTCTCTACGTCCGAAACCTTCCGTTCAACATCACCAGCGAGGAAATGTACAATATATTCGGGAAATACGGCGCCATCCGGCAGATTCGAATCGGCACGAACAAGGATACTCGCGGCACCGCTTTCGTTGTTTATGAAGATATCTATGATGCTAAAACCGCCGTCGACCACTTGTCTGGCTTCAATGTCGCCAACAGATACCTCATCGTTCTCTACTATCAGCAAGCTAAGATGAGCAAGAAGTTTGatcagaagaagaaagaagaagagattATTAAGTTGCAAGAGAAGTATGGGGTTGGTCTGGCCGCTAAAGATAAGTAG